In the genome of Deinococcus sp. YIM 134068, one region contains:
- the yedA gene encoding drug/metabolite exporter YedA, whose protein sequence is MSPTAARAPGLTPTVLLCLGLVYVVWGSTYFGIKVAIESLPPLGMLALRFLVAGALMYAFLRWRGVPAPTRREWGASAVVGLLLLGGGTGLVTLAERDASSSVAALVLAVSPLFAALFARLWGERTGGREWLGIGVGLVGIALLNVGELRTTPLAALLLILAPLCWTFGSQWSRHLPLPAGLMGSAAEMLTGGVLLGLLSLLFGERWGMPTAASLVALVYLTLFGSVAAYSAYMYLVAHTRPALATSYAYVNPVVAVLLGVGLGGETLTALGWVAVAVILAGVVLVVWPRTGIETGKAERA, encoded by the coding sequence GTGTCCCCCACCGCCGCCCGCGCTCCCGGTTTGACGCCCACCGTTCTGCTCTGCCTCGGGCTGGTGTATGTCGTGTGGGGCAGCACCTATTTCGGAATCAAGGTGGCGATTGAGAGCCTGCCGCCGCTGGGGATGCTCGCCCTGCGCTTCCTCGTCGCCGGGGCGCTGATGTACGCCTTCCTGCGCTGGCGGGGCGTCCCCGCACCGACCCGGCGGGAGTGGGGCGCGAGCGCCGTCGTCGGGCTGCTGCTGCTGGGGGGCGGCACGGGCCTCGTCACGCTGGCCGAAAGGGACGCGAGCAGCAGCGTCGCGGCGCTCGTCCTCGCCGTCTCTCCCCTCTTCGCCGCGCTGTTCGCCCGGCTGTGGGGCGAGCGCACGGGCGGGCGCGAGTGGCTGGGCATCGGCGTTGGTTTGGTCGGGATCGCGCTGCTGAACGTGGGGGAGTTGCGGACGACACCGCTCGCCGCGCTCCTCCTTATCCTCGCGCCGCTGTGCTGGACGTTCGGAAGCCAGTGGTCGCGGCACCTGCCCCTCCCCGCCGGGCTGATGGGCAGCGCCGCCGAGATGCTGACGGGCGGGGTGCTGCTGGGGCTGCTCAGCCTCCTGTTCGGGGAACGCTGGGGTATGCCGACCGCCGCGAGCCTGGTTGCCCTCGTCTACCTCACCCTCTTCGGGAGCGTGGCCGCGTACAGCGCCTACATGTACCTCGTGGCGCACACCCGCCCGGCCCTCGCCACGAGCTACGCCTACGTCAATCCGGTCGTGGCGGTCCTCCTCGGCGTCGGCCTGGGCGGCGAGACGCTGACGGCTCTCGGCTGGGTCGCCGTCGCGGTCATCCTGGCGGGCGTGGTGCTCGTCGTGTGGCCGAGAACGGGGATCGAAACCGGGAAGGCCGAGCGCGCCTGA
- a CDS encoding ComEA family DNA-binding protein, which yields MSISERHWTLLLAGGVLTVGAFALGPVALPQTRAPVVTRAELPSPAAGEPVAAPEYPTTASVKPLISGKINLNSASQEQLEALPRVGPALAARIVAGRPYHSLADLDRVSGIGPSALATLTPLVTF from the coding sequence GTGTCGATTTCCGAGCGCCACTGGACTCTCCTTCTCGCGGGCGGCGTGCTGACCGTCGGTGCGTTCGCCCTCGGCCCCGTCGCCCTGCCCCAGACGCGGGCACCCGTCGTGACCCGTGCCGAGTTGCCCTCACCCGCCGCCGGGGAGCCGGTCGCCGCGCCCGAGTACCCCACCACGGCGAGCGTGAAGCCGCTCATCTCGGGCAAGATCAACCTCAACTCCGCCTCTCAGGAGCAGTTGGAGGCGCTGCCCAGGGTTGGCCCGGCCCTCGCCGCGCGGATCGTGGCGGGGCGGCCCTACCACAGCCTCGCCGACCTGGACCGGGTGAGCGGGATCGGGCCGTCCGCCCTCGCCACCCTCACGCCGCTCGTGACCTTCTGA
- a CDS encoding DNA internalization-related competence protein ComEC/Rec2: protein MVGRHATSGAGVRPQSVSPTRATSGRLAWPVPLACGVIGGILLGLGVGWGVLAVLLGVVLIVLDGRAALALLALVGAGLGFGSQRLNAAQPDHMAPWVGALVTLTGDWDGQFLSLSDPPARVAVSPRPRVPPGRVVLSGRLVRPEGRDVPGGFDQAAWLRGQGGLLVPTPTTVLVGARVKTSTPEGGMRGWFRRGLTAGLGQRQAALMQAIELGDRGDIGREDFEEGYSVRDAFARSGLSHLMALSGQNVALLTGAVIGLLMWLRVPLGWRYGLAAGFLIPYLALVNVSPSILRAVLMGMAVLLAYAIGRGKPDPLAVIALAAVACLLPFPLWLLDVGFQLSFLAVLGLTLSGQAAARLPARWPLWLRLALVATVLAELATLPVIAGTFGQLPLVGLPANLVAGVIMAALVPLGFVAGLLGPLAVVVNWANGLLASALLGVVELFGRAPVLTWGAIGPAGLVAYAVAALAGVLWLRGRVRAPVALGTLLACAFLTLLPGLLRPTRELVFLDIGQGDSTLVRAPGLSVLVDGGGSVGSDYDVGGRTVVPALRALGVRSLSTVIATHADTDHIEGLSAVLRSLPVGELWIGQPKTDDPVLTALLTVAREEGVPVREVRRGDRVTAEDVTLTVLWPPQGAWQPEDNENSVALTVESPGFRAALLGDLSSGMEVRLGVGDLDLLKAAHHGSRHSTGSAILRESTPADVLVSVGRNTYGHPHSDVLARVAEAGARVWRTDQRGTVRWQLP from the coding sequence ATGGTGGGCCGACACGCCACATCCGGTGCTGGTGTGAGGCCGCAGAGCGTCAGCCCGACGCGCGCCACCTCGGGCCGTCTCGCGTGGCCCGTCCCCCTCGCCTGCGGCGTGATCGGCGGCATCCTGCTCGGGTTGGGCGTTGGGTGGGGCGTTCTCGCCGTCCTGCTCGGCGTGGTCCTCATCGTGCTGGACGGTCGGGCGGCGCTGGCCCTCCTCGCGCTCGTTGGGGCGGGCCTCGGGTTCGGGTCACAACGCCTGAACGCCGCCCAGCCCGACCACATGGCCCCGTGGGTCGGCGCGCTCGTCACCCTGACGGGCGACTGGGACGGCCAGTTCCTGAGCCTCTCGGACCCGCCCGCGCGGGTGGCCGTGTCGCCCAGACCGCGCGTGCCACCGGGCCGGGTCGTCCTGAGCGGTCGCCTCGTGCGTCCGGAGGGGCGGGACGTGCCGGGCGGCTTCGATCAGGCGGCGTGGCTGCGCGGGCAGGGCGGGCTGCTGGTGCCCACGCCGACGACCGTGCTCGTCGGGGCGCGGGTGAAGACGAGTACGCCGGAGGGCGGGATGCGCGGCTGGTTCCGCCGTGGCCTGACCGCCGGGCTGGGCCAGCGGCAGGCGGCCCTGATGCAGGCAATAGAACTCGGCGACCGGGGCGATATCGGGCGTGAGGACTTCGAGGAAGGGTACTCGGTGCGCGACGCCTTCGCCCGCTCAGGTCTCTCGCACCTCATGGCGCTCAGCGGTCAGAACGTCGCCCTGCTCACGGGCGCGGTGATCGGGCTGCTGATGTGGCTGCGGGTGCCGCTGGGGTGGCGGTACGGGCTGGCCGCCGGTTTCCTGATTCCGTACCTCGCCCTCGTCAACGTGTCCCCCAGCATCCTCCGCGCCGTGCTGATGGGTATGGCCGTCCTCCTCGCCTATGCCATCGGGCGAGGGAAACCCGATCCCCTCGCCGTGATCGCCCTCGCCGCCGTCGCCTGCCTGCTGCCCTTCCCGCTGTGGCTGCTGGACGTGGGCTTTCAACTCTCCTTCCTGGCCGTGCTCGGTCTCACCCTGTCAGGGCAGGCGGCGGCGCGGCTCCCGGCACGGTGGCCGCTGTGGCTGCGGCTGGCGCTCGTCGCCACGGTCCTCGCCGAACTCGCCACCCTGCCCGTCATCGCGGGGACGTTCGGGCAGCTTCCGCTCGTCGGCCTGCCCGCCAACCTCGTCGCGGGCGTCATCATGGCGGCGCTCGTGCCGCTGGGCTTTGTGGCGGGGCTGCTCGGTCCGCTCGCCGTCGTCGTGAACTGGGCGAACGGCCTGCTCGCCTCCGCCCTGCTCGGCGTGGTGGAGCTGTTCGGGCGTGCCCCAGTCCTGACGTGGGGTGCCATCGGCCCGGCGGGTCTCGTCGCCTACGCGGTCGCCGCGCTGGCGGGCGTGCTGTGGCTGCGGGGCCGCGTCCGGGCACCCGTGGCGCTGGGCACATTGCTCGCGTGTGCCTTCCTAACCCTCCTGCCCGGCCTGCTGCGGCCCACCCGCGAGCTGGTCTTTCTGGACATCGGCCAGGGCGACAGCACCCTCGTCCGCGCCCCCGGCCTGAGCGTCCTCGTGGACGGCGGCGGCTCGGTGGGCAGCGACTACGACGTGGGCGGGCGGACGGTCGTCCCCGCCCTGCGTGCATTGGGGGTCAGAAGCCTCTCCACCGTCATTGCAACCCACGCCGACACCGACCATATCGAGGGCCTCTCCGCCGTCCTCCGCTCCCTCCCGGTCGGTGAACTCTGGATCGGTCAGCCCAAGACGGATGACCCCGTGCTGACGGCGCTCCTCACCGTCGCCCGTGAGGAGGGCGTGCCCGTCCGCGAGGTCCGGCGCGGCGACCGGGTGACGGCGGAGGACGTGACGCTCACCGTCCTGTGGCCCCCGCAGGGCGCGTGGCAGCCCGAGGACAACGAGAACAGCGTCGCCCTCACCGTGGAGTCGCCCGGCTTCCGCGCCGCCCTGCTGGGCGACCTCTCCTCCGGGATGGAGGTGCGGCTGGGCGTCGGCGACCTCGACCTCCTCAAGGCCGCGCACCACGGCAGCCGCCACAGTACGGGTTCGGCCATTCTGCGCGAGAGCACGCCCGCCGACGTGCTGGTGAGCGTGGGCCGCAACACCTATGGCCACCCCCACTCCGACGTTCTGGCGCGAGTCGCTGAGGCGGGGGCGCGGGTGTGGCGCACTGACCAGAGAGGGACCGTGCGCTGGCAGCTGCCCTGA
- a CDS encoding 30S ribosomal protein S1, translated as MEDQTQTPVADGGTTQPTPGTEQTDAPQISVAPVTQAAPTQAGGSDDRDYPAMTMEDVLASEATEHQSVSRGDIVDGTVVFIGNEGIAVDVGAKVEGTIPLNQIAEEPVTLEEAQAMYKPGDKIEAYVVRVDLANSQIVLSKKRADQDKGWRVLERMQERDEAFEVEVLEKVRGGLVAQVEGIRAFLPASQVDTRRVNDLDPYVGKPLMVKLIELNRKRNRVIISHRAIMEAQKAQAREATVNKLLPGATFEGEVVEITDFGVFVNLGGIDGLVHRSELTYGRFNHPRDVVKVGDKVQVQVIDVDEGRERINLSMKSLTQDPWEGAVEKYHIGQRVKGKVTNLTNFGAFVELESGLEGLVHVSEMSWTKRVRHPNEVMKEGDEVEAVILRIDPKERRISLGIRQTTDDPWSALPDRYPPGTPVKGKITGMTDFGVFMEIEEGIEGLIHISELDTQRVNNPADLFKKGDEIEAVILNIDPVEQRASLSRRRALGGGGPVRDYVSQGGGTRSDRYSGGGGGQGGGRSGGRGGRGGGADYAFNAKDASQGGGKISTKLGDVYADLFAQFGLGSDKKDDAKTEGAGDEAKQGE; from the coding sequence ATGGAAGACCAGACCCAGACCCCCGTCGCAGATGGCGGGACCACTCAGCCCACGCCGGGCACCGAGCAGACGGACGCCCCGCAGATCAGCGTTGCGCCCGTGACCCAGGCCGCCCCCACCCAGGCAGGCGGCAGCGACGACCGCGACTACCCTGCCATGACGATGGAGGACGTGCTCGCCAGCGAGGCGACCGAACACCAGTCGGTCAGCCGGGGCGACATCGTGGACGGCACCGTCGTGTTCATCGGGAACGAGGGCATCGCCGTGGACGTCGGCGCGAAGGTGGAGGGCACCATTCCCCTCAACCAGATCGCCGAGGAGCCGGTGACGCTGGAAGAAGCCCAGGCGATGTACAAGCCCGGCGACAAGATCGAGGCGTACGTCGTGCGGGTGGACCTCGCCAACAGCCAGATCGTCCTGAGCAAGAAGCGGGCCGATCAGGACAAGGGCTGGCGCGTCCTGGAGCGGATGCAGGAGCGCGACGAGGCTTTCGAGGTCGAGGTGCTGGAGAAGGTGCGCGGGGGCCTCGTGGCGCAGGTCGAGGGCATCCGGGCCTTCCTGCCCGCCTCGCAGGTGGACACGCGGCGGGTGAACGACCTCGATCCCTACGTCGGCAAGCCCCTGATGGTCAAGCTGATCGAGCTGAACCGCAAGCGCAACCGCGTGATCATCAGCCACCGCGCGATCATGGAGGCCCAGAAGGCCCAGGCGCGCGAGGCGACGGTGAACAAGCTCCTTCCCGGTGCCACCTTCGAGGGCGAGGTCGTCGAGATCACCGACTTCGGGGTGTTCGTCAACCTGGGCGGCATCGACGGGCTGGTGCACCGCAGCGAACTGACCTATGGCCGCTTCAATCACCCGCGCGACGTGGTGAAGGTGGGCGACAAGGTGCAGGTGCAGGTTATCGACGTGGACGAGGGCCGCGAGCGCATCAACCTCTCGATGAAGTCGCTGACCCAGGACCCCTGGGAGGGCGCGGTCGAGAAGTACCATATCGGCCAGCGGGTGAAGGGCAAGGTCACGAACCTGACCAACTTCGGTGCCTTCGTGGAGCTGGAGAGCGGGCTGGAGGGCCTCGTCCACGTCAGCGAGATGAGCTGGACCAAGCGTGTGCGTCACCCCAACGAGGTGATGAAGGAAGGCGACGAGGTCGAGGCCGTCATCCTGCGGATCGACCCCAAGGAGCGGCGCATCTCCCTTGGCATTCGCCAGACCACGGACGATCCGTGGAGCGCGCTGCCCGACCGCTACCCGCCCGGCACCCCCGTCAAGGGCAAGATCACGGGCATGACCGACTTCGGCGTGTTCATGGAGATCGAGGAGGGCATCGAGGGCCTGATCCACATCAGCGAACTCGACACGCAGCGCGTGAACAACCCCGCCGACCTCTTCAAGAAGGGCGACGAGATCGAGGCCGTGATCCTCAACATCGATCCCGTGGAGCAGCGCGCCAGCCTCTCGCGGCGTCGGGCGCTGGGCGGCGGCGGCCCGGTGCGCGACTACGTGAGCCAGGGCGGCGGCACCCGCAGCGACCGGTACAGCGGTGGCGGCGGCGGGCAGGGCGGTGGACGCAGCGGTGGACGCGGTGGCCGGGGCGGTGGGGCGGACTACGCCTTCAACGCCAAGGACGCCTCGCAGGGCGGCGGCAAGATCAGCACGAAGCTGGGCGACGTGTACGCCGACCTCTTCGCGCAGTTCGGCCTCGGCAGCGACAAGAAGGACGACGCCAAGACCGAGGGCGCTGGGGACGAGGCAAAGCAGGGCGAGTAA
- a CDS encoding G8 domain-containing protein: MKKRAIAGSLLTLLLLACASTSGTPEGETGTHVHSGGSAPTVEASAVTVRWSNASTWGGKVPAEGASVTIPAGKIVLLDVSPPRLGSVTIPAGSALVFEDGADRELRTDWIMVHGGRLEIGTEAQPFTHRATITLTDARPGENVMDMGDKFIGLMGGGTLELHGQPRLSWTRLAATARAGQAALTLTETPNWKGGDTIVLASTDFDHTQAETAVVAGVSGTTVTLTAPLKNGHYGEVHTFAGRTLSERGEVGLLSRNVTVQGESSSSAGGFGGHVMIMGGSRARVENAQFTRMGQLGINRRYPLHFHMLGDASTSYVRNNSLHGLFNRCVTIHGTNNLTVRGNVAAGTVGHCFFLEDGAEVGNVLENNLGLSTRNAAAGKAVLPSDRGVPGAATYWVTNPDNTLRGNVAAGGDGTGFWYGLPQNPTGLSATTSIWPRRTALRLFKDNVAHSYVERGLNVDDGPRPDGTIETVYHEARVNPADEKSEGVTTVFENFTAYKNRSHGVWLRGRNHVLKNATLADNGIGATFASFDTTFSGGLVVGETANVGQTHNWETVGLGGRSLPRHWDPSFPIRGYEFYDGRVGAEGVVFANFQPNTQRPASALGFVRKNHFPVSPRNWARGLTFVNATPVYLENPSAESDGDQAAVFLDTDGSVTGTAGRYVTASAPLLWDASCGHRAAWNAYVCDKPYGKAWFEDVSGSGAGKLTVTRTDGANVTFAGVPGRRTYVSSALPAQAHYALRYERGAPNRLRIGLDNRAVGNWLRLTLPFTGEPYIYRDWWIDSRSRLKKVTPAQLDATQGDSYALVNGTLYLKLQVQTGREWAVLDVCKQDLCR; this comes from the coding sequence GTGAAGAAACGCGCGATTGCCGGTTCGTTGTTGACGCTGCTTCTGCTGGCCTGCGCCAGCACCTCCGGGACACCAGAGGGGGAGACGGGCACCCACGTCCATTCGGGCGGCTCGGCCCCGACGGTGGAGGCGAGCGCCGTGACGGTGCGGTGGTCGAACGCCTCCACCTGGGGTGGGAAGGTGCCCGCCGAGGGGGCGAGCGTGACCATTCCGGCGGGCAAGATCGTGCTGCTCGACGTTTCGCCGCCGCGCCTGGGGAGCGTGACGATCCCGGCTGGGAGTGCGCTGGTCTTCGAGGACGGTGCCGACCGGGAGCTGCGAACCGACTGGATCATGGTGCATGGGGGACGGCTGGAAATCGGCACCGAGGCGCAGCCCTTCACCCACCGGGCGACGATCACCCTGACGGACGCCCGGCCCGGCGAGAACGTCATGGACATGGGCGACAAGTTCATCGGGCTGATGGGGGGCGGCACCCTGGAGCTGCACGGTCAGCCGAGGTTGAGCTGGACGCGCCTCGCCGCGACGGCACGGGCGGGTCAGGCGGCGCTGACGCTCACGGAGACACCGAACTGGAAGGGGGGGGACACCATCGTCCTGGCAAGTACCGACTTCGATCACACGCAGGCAGAGACGGCGGTGGTGGCGGGCGTGAGTGGCACGACCGTGACGCTGACGGCTCCTCTAAAGAACGGGCACTACGGCGAGGTCCACACCTTCGCGGGGCGCACGCTGAGCGAGCGAGGTGAGGTGGGCCTGCTCTCGCGCAACGTGACCGTTCAGGGCGAGAGTAGCTCCAGCGCGGGCGGCTTCGGCGGGCACGTCATGATCATGGGCGGCTCGCGGGCACGGGTTGAGAACGCGCAATTCACCCGCATGGGGCAACTCGGCATCAATCGGCGTTACCCCCTGCACTTTCACATGCTCGGGGACGCGAGCACGTCCTACGTCAGGAACAACAGCCTGCACGGCCTGTTCAACCGCTGCGTCACGATTCACGGCACGAACAACCTCACGGTGCGGGGCAACGTCGCCGCCGGCACGGTGGGCCACTGCTTCTTCCTGGAGGACGGTGCCGAGGTCGGCAATGTGCTGGAGAACAACCTCGGCCTGAGCACGAGGAACGCCGCCGCCGGGAAGGCGGTCTTGCCAAGCGACCGGGGCGTGCCGGGCGCGGCGACCTACTGGGTCACAAACCCCGACAACACCCTGCGCGGGAACGTCGCGGCGGGCGGGGACGGGACGGGCTTCTGGTACGGCCTGCCACAGAACCCGACCGGGCTGAGCGCCACCACCAGCATCTGGCCGCGCCGCACGGCCCTGCGGCTGTTCAAGGACAACGTGGCCCACTCCTACGTCGAGCGTGGGCTGAACGTGGACGACGGCCCCCGCCCGGACGGCACCATCGAGACGGTCTACCACGAGGCGCGCGTGAATCCCGCCGATGAGAAGTCAGAGGGCGTCACCACCGTGTTTGAGAACTTCACCGCCTACAAGAACCGCAGCCACGGCGTCTGGCTGCGCGGCAGGAATCACGTCCTCAAGAACGCCACGCTCGCGGACAACGGCATCGGGGCGACCTTCGCGAGCTTCGACACCACCTTCTCGGGCGGGCTGGTCGTGGGCGAGACGGCCAACGTCGGCCAGACACACAACTGGGAGACGGTTGGCCTGGGCGGACGCAGCCTGCCCCGGCACTGGGACCCGAGCTTCCCCATTCGCGGCTACGAGTTCTACGACGGGCGCGTGGGTGCCGAGGGCGTGGTCTTCGCCAACTTCCAGCCCAACACCCAACGTCCGGCTTCGGCGCTCGGCTTCGTTCGCAAGAACCACTTTCCGGTCAGCCCGCGCAATTGGGCGCGTGGCCTGACCTTCGTGAACGCCACTCCGGTGTACCTCGAAAACCCCAGTGCCGAGAGCGACGGCGATCAGGCCGCCGTGTTCCTCGACACCGACGGCAGCGTGACGGGCACCGCCGGGCGCTACGTGACCGCCAGCGCGCCCCTGCTGTGGGACGCGAGCTGCGGGCACCGGGCCGCCTGGAACGCCTACGTGTGCGACAAGCCCTACGGCAAGGCGTGGTTTGAGGACGTTTCGGGGAGCGGGGCGGGCAAGCTCACCGTGACCCGGACGGACGGGGCGAACGTGACGTTCGCGGGCGTGCCGGGACGCCGCACCTACGTCTCCTCGGCGCTGCCCGCCCAGGCACACTATGCTCTGCGCTACGAGCGGGGAGCACCCAACCGCCTGCGTATCGGGCTGGACAACCGAGCTGTGGGCAACTGGCTGCGGCTGACCCTGCCGTTCACGGGCGAGCCGTACATCTACCGCGATTGGTGGATCGACAGCCGGAGCCGCCTCAAAAAGGTCACGCCAGCTCAACTGGACGCCACCCAGGGCGACAGCTACGCCCTCGTGAACGGCACCCTGTACCTCAAACTCCAGGTGCAGACGGGCCGCGAATGGGCCGTCCTCGACGTGTGTAAGCAGGACCTCTGCCGCTAG
- the trxB gene encoding thioredoxin-disulfide reductase, with protein sequence MTSGSQTTQDYDVVIVGGGPAGLTAAIYTGRANLKTVILEKGLPGGQIAQTEDVENYPGFPEPISGMELSQRMVQQAEKFGSRIEMEEVEAIECVPGGREHTFTVRGYGATYRARSVILATGANPKRLNVPGEEHFWGKGVSTCATCDGFFYRGKRVVVIGGGDAAVEEGLFLTKFADEVTLIHRRDTLRANKVAQARAFSNPKMKFVWDTVVEEIQGEDSVTGVHLKNLKTGEVTDMPTDGVFVFIGHVPNTDFVQGTVRLRDDGYVEVTDEIYTSVPLLFAAGDVSDYVYRQLATSVGAGTRAAMSAERALAALEVEAGTVAADD encoded by the coding sequence ATGACGAGTGGCTCCCAGACGACGCAGGACTACGACGTGGTGATCGTCGGCGGCGGTCCCGCCGGGCTGACGGCGGCGATCTACACGGGCCGCGCGAACCTGAAGACCGTGATTCTGGAAAAGGGCCTGCCCGGCGGCCAGATCGCCCAGACAGAGGACGTGGAGAATTACCCCGGCTTTCCCGAGCCGATCAGCGGCATGGAGCTGTCGCAGCGCATGGTGCAGCAGGCCGAGAAGTTCGGTTCCCGCATCGAGATGGAGGAGGTCGAGGCCATCGAGTGCGTGCCCGGCGGGCGTGAGCATACCTTCACCGTGCGCGGCTACGGGGCTACCTACCGCGCCCGCAGCGTGATCCTCGCCACCGGGGCCAATCCCAAGCGGCTGAACGTGCCCGGCGAGGAACACTTCTGGGGCAAGGGCGTCTCGACCTGCGCGACCTGCGACGGCTTCTTCTACCGGGGCAAGCGGGTCGTCGTGATCGGCGGCGGCGACGCGGCGGTGGAGGAGGGCCTCTTCCTGACGAAGTTCGCCGACGAGGTGACGCTGATCCACCGCCGGGACACGCTGCGCGCGAACAAGGTGGCCCAGGCCCGCGCCTTCTCCAACCCCAAGATGAAATTCGTCTGGGACACCGTGGTCGAGGAGATTCAGGGCGAGGACAGCGTGACCGGCGTGCATCTGAAGAACCTCAAGACGGGCGAGGTGACGGATATGCCCACCGACGGCGTGTTCGTCTTCATCGGGCACGTGCCGAACACCGACTTCGTGCAGGGCACCGTGAGGCTCCGCGACGACGGTTACGTGGAAGTCACCGACGAGATTTACACCAGCGTGCCCCTGCTCTTCGCGGCGGGCGACGTGTCGGACTACGTGTACCGCCAGCTCGCCACCAGCGTTGGTGCCGGGACGCGGGCCGCGATGAGCGCCGAACGTGCGCTGGCCGCGCTGGAGGTCGAGGCCGGGACGGTGGCGGCGGACGACTGA
- a CDS encoding HD domain-containing protein yields the protein MPTLSIPARVARKVRGYAGKVGRLTRSLSATQAKPDDRWACSWLTPPERRVYLGMDARDRDHACRVTRHLLRDHPAAAPDLVAAALLHDCGKSVRPYRVAERVLVGVVPNRLARLVPLGPLAVRAYHPELGAELLARAGARSRVARLVARHHHAGGDPDAALLHHYDDLE from the coding sequence ATGCCCACCCTCTCCATTCCCGCCCGAGTGGCCCGCAAAGTGCGCGGGTATGCGGGCAAGGTGGGGCGGCTGACGCGCAGCCTGAGCGCCACGCAGGCCAAACCAGACGACCGTTGGGCGTGTTCCTGGCTGACTCCCCCCGAACGGCGCGTCTACCTCGGCATGGACGCCCGCGACCGCGACCACGCCTGCCGCGTGACCCGTCACCTCCTGCGTGACCACCCCGCCGCCGCGCCCGACCTCGTGGCCGCCGCCCTGCTGCACGACTGCGGCAAGAGCGTCCGCCCGTACCGGGTCGCCGAGCGGGTGCTGGTCGGCGTGGTGCCCAACCGCCTCGCGCGGCTTGTTCCCCTCGGTCCGCTCGCCGTGCGCGCCTACCACCCCGAACTCGGGGCCGAACTCCTCGCGCGGGCCGGGGCACGCTCCCGCGTCGCCCGCCTCGTCGCCCGGCACCACCACGCGGGCGGCGACCCCGACGCGGCGCTGCTCCACCATTACGACGATCTGGAGTGA
- the xpt gene encoding xanthine phosphoribosyltransferase, whose product MRALVEAIREQGQVLPGGILKVDGLINHQLLPGLTREMGERFAAGFAPLRPNKVVTIEVSGIAPALATALVLGVPLVYARKKRPVTMHERVYTARSVSRTKGGVVDLFVSSEYLGPGDRVVVVDDFLASGGTLRALSHIIAGSGADLLALGCVIEKGFEEGRAKLADLGVPILTLANIVRMGEEGIVVEEGR is encoded by the coding sequence ATGCGGGCGCTTGTGGAGGCGATTCGGGAGCAGGGGCAGGTCCTGCCGGGCGGCATTCTCAAGGTGGACGGGCTGATCAACCACCAGCTTCTCCCCGGTCTCACGCGCGAGATGGGCGAACGTTTCGCGGCGGGCTTCGCGCCCCTGCGGCCCAATAAGGTCGTGACCATCGAGGTGAGCGGCATCGCGCCCGCGCTGGCGACGGCGCTCGTCCTCGGCGTGCCGCTCGTGTACGCGCGCAAGAAGCGGCCCGTGACCATGCACGAGCGGGTCTACACCGCCCGGTCGGTGAGCCGCACGAAGGGCGGGGTGGTGGACCTCTTCGTGAGCAGCGAGTACCTGGGGCCGGGCGACCGGGTGGTGGTCGTGGACGACTTCCTCGCGTCGGGCGGCACGTTGCGGGCGCTGTCGCACATCATCGCGGGGAGCGGGGCCGACCTCCTCGCGCTGGGCTGCGTGATCGAGAAGGGCTTCGAGGAGGGCCGCGCCAAACTGGCCGACCTCGGCGTGCCGATCCTGACCCTGGCGAACATCGTCCGCATGGGCGAGGAGGGCATCGTCGTGGAGGAGGGGCGCTGA
- a CDS encoding general stress protein, translated as MTQPDPRSALIPDQSARVNVATYATYPEAQRAVDYLSDQRFPVERTAIVGEGLKTVEQVTGRLDWGRAATLGFGQGIFIGLFIGLLFGLLGLGGGNLIYAAAYGMVMGALTGLLWSVVGYAMSGGRRDFTSVGGMRAERYVILADAEVAEQARTLLSNLPTR; from the coding sequence TTGACCCAGCCTGACCCCCGCTCCGCCCTCATCCCCGACCAGAGCGCCCGCGTGAACGTGGCGACCTACGCCACCTACCCGGAGGCGCAACGGGCGGTGGATTACCTCAGCGACCAGCGGTTCCCGGTCGAGCGCACCGCCATCGTGGGCGAGGGGCTGAAGACCGTCGAGCAGGTCACGGGCCGCCTCGACTGGGGCCGCGCGGCGACCCTGGGCTTCGGGCAGGGCATCTTCATCGGTCTGTTCATCGGCCTGCTGTTCGGCCTGCTGGGACTGGGGGGCGGCAATCTGATCTATGCCGCCGCCTACGGCATGGTGATGGGTGCCCTGACGGGCCTGCTGTGGAGCGTCGTGGGCTACGCGATGAGCGGCGGGCGGCGCGACTTCACCTCCGTCGGCGGGATGCGCGCCGAGCGGTACGTCATCCTCGCCGACGCGGAGGTGGCCGAGCAGGCCAGGACGCTGCTCTCCAACCTGCCAACACGTTGA